The sequence aagcCATGTGACTAAACCTATACATGGGATGGTCTCTTCAATTGACGCATAGTGGGTTGAAGGAAGATAGTTCCAAACCAATTTGGAGCTAAACCTTTTTCCTATTTAAATGAACTAATATGGTATAAGAGTAGGTAGTAAGAAGtggttttaataaaaaataggcATTTATTAGTTTAAAACAATCATAATGTACCCCCTTAATAGTTCATTTATATGGGGTATCCGAAGTCTAGCATACTTAGGACACTGGCGCTGAAGGAAGGAGCAAAGTTTTACCTGTCATTACCACATATCCTtggctttttgtttgtttgtttgtttgtttattgtttatCTGCTGAACCTTCTCAAAGTTGAATGCAGCATTTTCAATATTTGATACTTTGACCTAGCCACTCCATTGCATTTGCAGTCTCACAAAGTTGAAAATAATGATCACATTGATATCTgtgtaacttttctttttccctcacCCTAAATCATTGCCACTTTATATTGCTTTCCTATGGAgacccaaaattttcaaccataATTAATAGGGCATTTTATGATACTGTGAACAGTTTGCAAAGATAAGTTAAAAAGGATTCTGATTAAGCAGAAGCCTATGTTAGTACAATCTTCAATGTTTCCTGGATTGAGGATTTCTatttaaaatacattttatcttcatttcttcttcagCTACACTTGGGGGTGAATAGTGGGGCTCCAAAATTTGCCATTGAGCAGCAGGCAGTAAATGAAGCCTCTTTTCGTTGTCCAGATGAGCTAGGATGGCAACCTCAGGTGCACATGGTTCTTTGTTTCAGAGCTGTTTCATTGATGCCATTGTagcaatttattttcattttgtttttgtctcttTATCCTCTTGGTCATGTTTTTTGTTGTACTTTTCTGCAGCAAGTCCCTATAGTATCTGAAGATGGAGGAACTACTCGAGCAAGAGAGGTACTTTATGTTCTGATTTAAATATGTATCTTGGCATTCATCGTTTGTTAGATAGAATTAATATAGAATGAGTTTTTCTTAGTAACAACATTGGCACAGTATTGGTTCACTGCTTTACATAGTGGGGAGAGGAACTTAAATGTTGAATTTATGTTTATGCTAAACGTTGCCGATTTTCCTTTGGCCTATCCACACCTCCATCCTTGTGGTGGGTATATCTCTGCAGTTCGATCCTTGGCATCTTCActtaatttgaggaaaaaagTTTCCTGAATATTGAACATTATGAAGAGTTATTGGGAAATTATTTTCCTTAAGCAGCAGTAAATCTATGATATGTTTCAATTCATTGCATTAAGTTTCAGTTTCATCCTCTTCCCCcaccccctcccaaaaaaaaaaaaaggaaagagaagaaaagaaaaaagcattgGAGATGGAAATTCTAGACCATATTTTATAGGGTTATGCTCAAATGCATAAATGttgtgtttaaattttattaaaaatgagtgtCTTAACTTGATCCCTTTTGATGAAaagcactaaaaaaaaagaaaaaaagaaaaaaaagagctcATTGTTCATAACTATTTAGTCCTGGGATTGATATTATATCTCAGGTGTTAACTGTAAGATAGGCAACATAGATTCCTTAAGCTCTATAAAGTTAAGCAGTGCACTGCATAGGATAAATCAGAAAGGACTTAGGGCATGATACTTATCATGATGGAGAGTCTTGATAGTACTGCCATTTGGTTTTGGATAGATTAGATAGAATATCAACCTACAACACCTGCTCCACgatgattgctctttatcaCAAGGCCAAGACACcgattggtttttggtgtaagcggggattgaaccctagattTCTTATTTGAAGACAAGATATTTTATTAGTTGAACTAATTGGAATTCAAAATGAGATAGTACTACCATATTGGTACATAAATGCGAGGGTCATTCACAGCTACACCATCTGTTTTGGTTTCAATTTGCAACTCTCATGGAGATCCTAGAAAAGCTTTTGAAAGTATAAATAGTGAGAAAGCACtgtcatactctctctctctaccctttGTTTTCCCCGCTAAATAGATAGCAGTCATACTTGCATATAAAACATGAGGATCTTTTCACAGCTACACAATCTGTTTCGGTTTCAATTTAACACTCATGGAGATCCAAAGCTTTTAAGTTATCTAATGAAACTGAAAAGGCTTAAATTGAACAGGTTTAACATAGACTATATGGAATGTATATTGTACTTTAAGTAAACATACTTTTTGCTACACTTGTTTTGTGCGCATTCTAcgcgatatatatatatatatatattatttttttttttaaaagaaaagggggaacccaacacccccccccccccccctctttttattttggttatatTGAAGAAGTGGAGAGGGCATGCCccagaaaaacaacaaaagcaCCCTAAAGGGACCCCTAGTTGACTAGAGGACtaatacaagataaaataatcctaaacaaaaactaaaaagataCCTAATGGAGATAAAAGAGAACATATTCAATATGTGCAATTTATGCAATACTAAAAATAGCTTCAGTAATCTGCCAGGAGCTTCAGTAATAGCTTCAATATGTACCATTTTACGGAAGGATTAATTTTCTGATGCTGCGCCGTTTAATAAATCCAACCATTGCAATCACTATAACTCCATGGCATCTTCCAATCATCAGAAAGGCATTTCCATTTCCTCTATGTGAAGTTGCAAGCAAAGATCAGATGATTCTGACTCTCACCTTCATCAAGGCATAACACACACTGGTTTCTCTGAGTGATTCcatgagagggagagagagagagagtgagtgagtgaaATTCTAGcatcttttcttccataaaCCTGTCATAAAGGGGTCAATGGGATGCCCTTTTTTGAGGCTCTTCTTTTCATCGTCCCCTGCAGTTGCTTTCTAAATCTTACCAATTATCGAGAAAGTTTTGGTGGGTTTGAGAGGAGAATGTCACATTTTTCTCAAACTTTCTCCTTTTCTCATTATCAATAACAAACCAAATGTTGGAGAGGatagaattttcttttcttttttctttcctcaggAGGTGGACAATATGTAGTTTAAGACTGTCAGTTTTGCAACCCATGGAAATTGGAGAGTTGTGGCTATGATGGTTGAGTTTGTAGATTTGCAAAAGATTTATTTGACCTATTTGAAAAGTACTAGGCCAATTGAACTAAGCAACTGCCAATTCCTACAGGAAGTTTCACTGTCAAACCGGCTATATCATTTCAGTTGCAAACTAGACACTAATAATTATAATTGCCATAAAATTGTGATGAGTATTTGAAAACATTCAACTTTTTGTTTGTCATGCCTCTGCTCTGTCTCTCCATATTTTTTTCCTGTGTTTGTGTTTTAACTTTTCATCATTTGGTTGTTGAAGACTTCTTGCTGCATTGAGGAAATCCTGAAGTTCTTGAAGAAGGACTTTGATGTGACAATTTCAGATGATGCGGGCCGTTTTGTGTGCAATTATGTATATTATCATTCTCTCCGTTTTGCAGAACAGAAGGGTCACAAATCTTTATTTGTCCATGTTCCTCTATTTTCAAGAATCGATGAAGAAACCCAGATGCGTTTTGTAGCCTCCCTTTTGGAAGCTATTGCATCTACATGTTATTGATATGAGTGCTTATTTGAacatttcttgtttgtttgtcaTCTTCTGGTGAATGTCAATCATTTGTGTCAATACCAATCTAGTTGTAAAACATCTACCTGTATGAACTTTGTGGTCTGCTGTTTGTTCATTTGTGGTCCTTCCTATTCAGAGCAAGTCATCAATATGTAAAATTCAGGTGTATGTTATGTCAAGAAACTGCTGCCCAATTTCTCAAAgtctgtcattttttttttctcttgaattttattgtgttatGTACTAATGTGTATGTATTATCCTTAGATAATTTgtcaattgaaaattgaaacagGTTTTCGTACATCAACTCCCTCATTATAGGGCAAGAAGAGAGTCATTGGGAATTGGGTTATTTAGTTGGAATTCTATCTTGACATTTTACCCAAAATTTTGCATAATAATGTGTCTTGTAATTATGCATGTAAATGCTAGCGATGTGGGTTAGCCATGTGGTTAAAATTAATGCGGAAGTAAACAAAAATGGGTATTTATATAGGCGTTGTAGGATGCTGCAAGTTCCCTTATTTGTCAGAAAGTTTACTCTGCTTCATGTGCTAGTTTGGGTTGAACAAGACAAAAGCCGAaaggtccttttttttttggagcaaaaGCCAAAAGGTCGTTTTGTGAGCTGTTTCGAGTTTTGACTCGTTAAAAACATTATTTACGATATCCAGTCCATTGGGTCCAAAGTTAATATTTAATTCATGGTACCCATCAAAATCAATTGGCTCAAACATCAATTTgagggtttagggtttaaagCGTCATTATTCTGTAAGGATGATATTCGTGTTCCATAATTCTTCTCTACCAGTATATTATTTGTCCGGATATTcccattttacttaaaatggtcTCATGGGCCATGCAAAGCGCTAAACTCCTATCCTTTGTACGAAGCATAGCAACCTCTACACCTAAAAATCACATACCAATACTTTCATCAACCCCTTCTCTGGTGTTGGACTCATACTGTGAAAGCAGTGCTCATGAGGGTGTTTACTCCAAAAACCGAATAATTGATAGCCTAATCAAATCTGGGCAGTTAAACTCTGCCCTCaaggtgtttgatgaaatgccactttgtgatgttgttacCTATAATTTGCTGATTTCTGGTCATGCCAGATGTGGGTTTCCAAAACAGGCTCTTTACCTCTATGCTGAAATGGTTCAAGAAGGAATAAGAGAAAGCCCATCCACATTTTCctctgttttgggtttttgtagTGATGCAGGGTTTTATGGAGAAGGAATTCAAGTTCACTGCAGGGTGATTACACTTGGATTTAGCTTGAATTTGTTTGTTGGAAGTTCACTCGTTGACCTTTATATGCATATGGGGCATGATGATGTAGCTTTCAAGTTGTTCAATGAGTTGCCGGAGAGAAATTTGGCCGTATGGAATTTGGTATTACGTGGGTATTGTGAACCTGGTGGTCCAGGTCGATCAGATAAGTTATTAGAGTTGTTCTCTAAAATGGGATTGGATGGTGTGGAGCCAAATGGTCTTaccttttgttatttatttcgTGGATGCAGTAACCAGAAACTTTTAGATGAAGGAAGGCAGCTGCATTGCCTCACTGTTAAGGTTGGATGGGTAGAGTCAAATATATTCGTAGCTAATGCTTTGGTAGATTTTTATTCTGCTTGTGGAAGTTTAGTTGAtgcaaaaaaatcatttgataGTATTCCAGTGGAGGATGTGATTTCATGGAATTCAATTGTTGCAGTCTATGCAGATAATGCTTTATTGTTTGATGCTctcaaattattttcaattatgcAATTTTGGGGGAAGAGGCCTTCGATTCGATCATTTGTAGGCTTCTTGAATTGGTCTAGTGGGTCCAATAATATTCAATTTGGTAAGCAGATTCACTCTTATGTTCTAAAATTAGGCTTTGATCGTGGAAGCATGCATATCCAATCTGCTTTGATAGATATGTATGGGAAATGTGGTGATATTGAGAGTTCGGTAGCCATATATGAAAGTGTTCCGGAGAGAACATTGGAGTGTTGTAACTCCTTAATGACCTCATTGTTGTACCGTGGCAGCACTGAAGATGTGATTGAGATGTTTGGTTTAATGGTTGATGAGGGAGTAGGACTTGACGAAGTCACTTTCTCCACGACACTAAAGGCGTTATCAGTGTCTCCTTCGATAAGCTTGGCTAGCTGCAGATTGCTACACTGTTGTGCAATAAAATCAGGTTTTGAATCTGATACTGCAGTTGCATGTTCCCTAATCGATGCATATTCAAGATGTGGTCGTGTTGAACTTTCTAGTCTGGtttttgacaaaattccttCACCGAATGTGATTTGTTTCACATCTATCATTAATGGGTATGCCCGGAATGGAATGGGAAGAGAAGGTCTTGAAATGTTTCAAGCAATAGTCAAAAAGGGTCTGAAACCAGATAAAGTGACATTCTTGTGTGCATTAACAGGGTGCAGCCATTCGGGGTTGGTCGAAGAAGGAAGATCACTGTTTGATTCAATGAAATCATTACATGGGATCTGCCCTGAAAGGCAGCATTTTTCATGTATGGTAGATATGTTAGGCCGCGCGGGTTTGCTTGATGAAGCTCAAGAGTTGCTGCAACAGGCACCAGGAAAGGGTGATAGTGTAATGTGGAGTTCATTGTTGCAAAGTTGTAGGGTCCATGGTAATGAGATAGTGGGAAGGAGAGTAGCAAAAATCTTGATGGAGCTTGAACCAGAGGATCCTGCAGTTTGTTTGCAAGCTTCAAATTTCTATTCTGAAACTGGAGAATTTAAAACGTCAATGCAAATTAGAGAGGGTGCTTATGCAAGGAAGGTGACAAGGAAGATTGGCCACAGTTTAATTGAGATAAAAAGTTGCTGATAATACTAGCATCCTCTAATGATGGAACCAAGATATCAAATTTGGCACCTACTACAGAGACTCAAAGCAGAGGACTGTGGCGGTTGATGGTAACTAGGGGGCTATATTCCCATCAATCTAGAACTGCTTATCAAGTCTGGATCTTGTATAGGGAATTATTACAGAAGAGTTTCTTTTGCTTAAAGGTTTAAGCGTGCATGTTCAAACAGACAATTTGTACTTTGGATTCCCCTGTTTGGTCTAACTAACTTCTTGACCTTTTcgtccttctttcttctttctttttttggtgtgtaGTGCGTGTGTATGAAAAAAAGTGGGGCTGGGGGTTCATTAAAATATGGCTATACAACACATTGTACGTCTacatcaatttctttttttctttttttcttttttgagaaactctacatcaatttcttaattGCAATAGTTTGAGGTTTCCAGAAAATGTAATTGCCTTTCcagaataattttattaatttctcatggagagagagagagagagtccatACACACTATGACTGGTAAATTTTGAGTATTGGCCGTAGAGTAAAGCAAAGAactagaaaaatagaaaattatctTGTACTTTAAGAGTCGGCATGTAGAGAATGCAACATCTTCATCTACTTTCAAGCGAAGCCATATAGCCCACAAAATCCATCATTTTCCAAACTAATctacacatatataaataataagcAGATGTATTCATTGAAATTATACAAATCAATCAATCTTACAAAACAGCCAGAACAGGCAAAAACATGGATAAATTAttcttgctttgttttgttggtTTGCTGATAGTGGCTCATGGAGTTGCAGGAAACATGGTATTTGACAACATTGACATGCTTGAAGAGCTAGAAAACTTCAATATAGAGGAAGAATATGAGGCGGAAACTTCTTCTATCCCGTCATGGACAAGTGAACGTGGTAGCAAGGTTCTTGTGAATGTGGATAGCTTCGGCGCAGTTGGAGATGGAGTTTCTGATGATACCCAGGTGAATATGTGTTTCTTTAGGAATATTTGTATAAGCCTATATTTAAAACTCAAGGTCAGACTAGTTGGCAAGAGCTGCTATGATACCATTGTCATCATATGATTGATGCAAATTATAATATGTTGATCAACGATTTGTTATAATTAAAGATGGATGTGAAAGTTAATGTCTGGTCTCACCAACCTCAACATGTTCAACCTTTTATTATTGCTGTTATGGTGTGCCTTGCTTCTTCTCTAATGTTTTTACTATCAGGCTTTTGTAGAAGCATGGGCCATTGCCTGCAAAACACCACAATCAGTTTTTTTGGTGCCTATTGGACGGCATTATCTAGTTAATGCAACAAAATTCAACGGGCCATGCTCAGACAAATTAGTTATCCAGGTAGTGTCTTTACTCCATTACATAACTTCTTAAGTATCAATATTCAATATTCCTTTATGGTTATTCATATTTCTGTAAATAAAGTCTTTATACATCATTGTTCTTGTCATTGAAAAAACtacaattattaataatttctgTCATCATTATCATATAATGGGATTGCGGGCTCAATGGTATAAGCCATTGATGTGGCTGCCTAAGGCCCCAGTGAAAAAAAGGCCCATATATTTTAAccaataatattaattaagtcgaaatattaacaaataaataaaataatattttcttatcaaatgaaaagcaaataaaaaagagagaaatactatattcacaacatttttacaaaaaaaatcctaaatagcAGATTGTTAAGGGTTATTATtgacagcaaaaaaaaaaaaaattagtggtaGGTTCAAATAGAAAACTTTTACTAGCTTTCAATTAGATTCACCACTAACATCATTTATTTACTCACTACTATCAATCTGTCAcatcaacaaatgtaaaaagttgtcaaatttttttgtgtatataatcttttttttataaattttacataattcatgttaattaatagtaattttacatatgaaacaagataatcaatttttgcCTTAGGCTCTCAAATGCATCAAGCTGCCCAATATAATGGTTTACTTGGCGTACAGATTGAGGGAACAATAATAGCACCAGATGAGCCGAAAAACTGGGACCCAAAGTCCCCAAGAACATGGCTTGATTTTTCTAAATTGAATGGAGTCCTTTTCCAAGGGGGTGGAGTTATTGATGGCTCAGGTAGCAAATGGTGGGCAGCATCTTGTAAAAAGAACAAGTCAAACGTAATATTTGAGAACTTACACTATACTTCTCTTAATGCCAAGTATTTTGATTCAACAAATGACATTaacccctttttctttttattacagCCTTGCAAAGGGGCACCAACAGTAAGTATCTGTCTCTTAGTTACAAGTTACAACCATATTTCCAGAAAAGATTTTATGCTGACCATATTAGACTAGGATCACCATATAGAATTTTGACTCCCCAAGATTTATTGCAGGCGCTGACTATAGATTCAAGCTCAGCTATTAAGGTAAAAGGCCTCACTATCCAGAATGCCCAACAGATGCATTTCATTATTGCCCGGTCTGATTCTGTGCGTGTTTCGGGAGTACAAGTCTCAGCTCCTGGAGACAGTCCTAACACTGATGGAATCCATATCACTGAATCAACTAATGTTGTTCTGGAAAACTGCAAAATTGGAACAGGTTCttactttatccttttttttttccttcgttAAAATTCCATAT comes from Castanea sativa cultivar Marrone di Chiusa Pesio chromosome 3, ASM4071231v1 and encodes:
- the LOC142629642 gene encoding uncharacterized protein LOC142629642, translating into MGSEGPKAVTIHVTGFKKFQGVAENPTETIVSNLKDFVEKRGLPPGATLGSCTILETAGDGALPLLYQTLESCISKTDITSHEQIIWLHLGVNSGAPKFAIEQQAVNEASFRCPDELGWQPQQVPIVSEDGGTTRARETSCCIEEILKFLKKDFDVTISDDAGRFVCNYVYYHSLRFAEQKGHKSLFVHVPLFSRIDEETQMRFVASLLEAIASTCY
- the LOC142627311 gene encoding pentatricopeptide repeat-containing protein At3g20730-like translates to MVSWAMQSAKLLSFVRSIATSTPKNHIPILSSTPSLVLDSYCESSAHEGVYSKNRIIDSLIKSGQLNSALKVFDEMPLCDVVTYNLLISGHARCGFPKQALYLYAEMVQEGIRESPSTFSSVLGFCSDAGFYGEGIQVHCRVITLGFSLNLFVGSSLVDLYMHMGHDDVAFKLFNELPERNLAVWNLVLRGYCEPGGPGRSDKLLELFSKMGLDGVEPNGLTFCYLFRGCSNQKLLDEGRQLHCLTVKVGWVESNIFVANALVDFYSACGSLVDAKKSFDSIPVEDVISWNSIVAVYADNALLFDALKLFSIMQFWGKRPSIRSFVGFLNWSSGSNNIQFGKQIHSYVLKLGFDRGSMHIQSALIDMYGKCGDIESSVAIYESVPERTLECCNSLMTSLLYRGSTEDVIEMFGLMVDEGVGLDEVTFSTTLKALSVSPSISLASCRLLHCCAIKSGFESDTAVACSLIDAYSRCGRVELSSLVFDKIPSPNVICFTSIINGYARNGMGREGLEMFQAIVKKGLKPDKVTFLCALTGCSHSGLVEEGRSLFDSMKSLHGICPERQHFSCMVDMLGRAGLLDEAQELLQQAPGKGDSVMWSSLLQSCRVHGNEIVGRRVAKILMELEPEDPAVCLQASNFYSETGEFKTSMQIREGAYARKVTRKIGHSLIEIKSC
- the LOC142627312 gene encoding putative polygalacturonase At1g80170 codes for the protein MDKLFLLCFVGLLIVAHGVAGNMVFDNIDMLEELENFNIEEEYEAETSSIPSWTSERGSKVLVNVDSFGAVGDGVSDDTQAFVEAWAIACKTPQSVFLVPIGRHYLVNATKFNGPCSDKLVIQIEGTIIAPDEPKNWDPKSPRTWLDFSKLNGVLFQGGGVIDGSGSKWWAASCKKNKSNPCKGAPTALTIDSSSAIKVKGLTIQNAQQMHFIIARSDSVRVSGVQVSAPGDSPNTDGIHITESTNVVLENCKIGTGDDCVSIVNASSAIKMKTIYCGPGHGISIGSLGKDNSTGIVTKVVLDTAFLKETTNGLRIKTWQGGSGYVRGIRYQNVRMQDVENPIIIDQFYCDSPSACQNQTSAVNISQIFYKDVSGTTKSAKAMKFACSDTVPCSKIVLSNVDLEMKDGTVETYCNSATGFGYGIVHPSAECLSSDDKEYIIINKEEKAEVTESSREKIDHTEL